One segment of Primulina tabacum isolate GXHZ01 chromosome 6, ASM2559414v2, whole genome shotgun sequence DNA contains the following:
- the LOC142549648 gene encoding branched-chain amino acid aminotransferase 2, chloroplastic-like isoform X2 has translation MESGVVFAGRHPNLPTHHHHHLLPGPLRSAIQILPPAFTEKRLFSPQPLQKQSHFSSFSKFNNNNVNSLQVASPSSNITVELADVDWDNLGFGFRPTDYMYMMKCSQGESFMKGELQRFGNIELSPSSGVLNYGQGLFEGLKAYRKHDGKILLFRPEENALRLITGAERMCMPCPAVEQFMEAVEATVLANERWIPPTGKGSLYIRPLLMGSGAVLGLAPAPEYTFLIYVSPVGNYFKEGLAPIHLIVETEMHRATPGGTGAVKTIGNYAGVLKAQSAAKAKGFSDVLYLDSTYQKYLEEVSSCNVFVVKGNVISTPAIKGTILPGITRKSIIDVARSLGFEVEERLVAVDELLDADEVFCTGTAVVVSPVGSITYFDKRVSYESDGVGRVSQQLYSTLTSLQMGLTEDKVGWITQL, from the exons ATGGAGAGCGGCGTTGTGTTTGCCGGCCGGCACCCAAATCTGCCGACCCACCACCATCACCACCTTCTGCCTGGTCCATTGCGCAGCGCTATCCAAATCCTTCCGCCTGCTTTCACCGAGAAAAGGCTCTTTTCGCCGCAACCACTCCAG aagcaatcgcatttttctTCTTTCAGTAAATTCAATAACAACAATGTTAATAGTCTTCAAGTGGCCTCGCCTTCGAG CAACATAACAGTAGAATTAGCCGACGTTGATTGGGACAACTTAGGTTTTGGGTTTAGACCCACCGATTATATGTACATGATGAAGTGTTCCCAAGGGGAAAGCTTTATGAAAGGTGAATTACAGAGATTTGGAAACATTGAGTTAAGCCCATCTTCTGGAGTTTTGAACTATGGCCAA GGATTGTTTGAAGGTTTAAAAGCTTATCGGAAACATGATGGTAAAATTTTGCTCTTTCGTCCCGAAGAGAACGCTCTACGACTCATAACTGGAGCTGAGCGAATGTGCATGCCTTGTCCAGCTGTAGAGCAATTTATGGAAGCTGTAGAAGCTACTGTATTAGCTAATGAAAGATGG ATCCCCCCAACAGGTAAAGGTTCTTTATATATAAGACCGTTGCTTATGGGGAGTGGAGCTGTACTAGGTCTGGCACCAGCTCCTGAATACACCTTTCTGATTTACGTTTCCCCAGTGGGCAACTATTTCAAG GAAGGTTTGGCACCAATCCATTTGATAGTCGAGACTGAAATGCATCGGGCAACCCCTGGTGGTACTGGAGCTGTGAAGACTATTGGAAATTATGCTGGT GTCCTAAAGGCACAGAGTGCTGCAAAAGCAAAAGGCTTCTCTGATGTTCTGTATTTGGATAGTACTTACCAGAAATACTTGGAAGAGGTGTCATCCTGTAATGTATTTGTTGTTAAG GGTAATGTGATCTCAACTCCAGCAATAAAAGGGACCATCCTACCAGGCATCACTCGGAAGAGCATAATAGATGTTGCTCGGAGTTTAGGATTTGAG GTTGAGGAACGTTTGGTGGCAGTTGACGAATTACTTGATGCTGATGAAGTTTTCTGCACTGGAACTGCTGTTGTGGTTTCACCTGTGGGCAGTATAACGTACTTTGATAAACG GGTGAGTTATGAAAGTGACGGGGTCGGTCGTGTGTCGCAGCAACTCTATTCCACTCTTACCAGCCTACAAATGGGACTCACAGAGGATAAAGTGGGTTGGATTACTCAACTCTAG
- the LOC142549648 gene encoding branched-chain amino acid aminotransferase 2, chloroplastic-like isoform X1 — protein MESGVVFAGRHPNLPTHHHHHLLPGPLRSAIQILPPAFTEKRLFSPQPLQLQKQSHFSSFSKFNNNNVNSLQVASPSSNITVELADVDWDNLGFGFRPTDYMYMMKCSQGESFMKGELQRFGNIELSPSSGVLNYGQGLFEGLKAYRKHDGKILLFRPEENALRLITGAERMCMPCPAVEQFMEAVEATVLANERWIPPTGKGSLYIRPLLMGSGAVLGLAPAPEYTFLIYVSPVGNYFKEGLAPIHLIVETEMHRATPGGTGAVKTIGNYAGVLKAQSAAKAKGFSDVLYLDSTYQKYLEEVSSCNVFVVKGNVISTPAIKGTILPGITRKSIIDVARSLGFEVEERLVAVDELLDADEVFCTGTAVVVSPVGSITYFDKRVSYESDGVGRVSQQLYSTLTSLQMGLTEDKVGWITQL, from the exons ATGGAGAGCGGCGTTGTGTTTGCCGGCCGGCACCCAAATCTGCCGACCCACCACCATCACCACCTTCTGCCTGGTCCATTGCGCAGCGCTATCCAAATCCTTCCGCCTGCTTTCACCGAGAAAAGGCTCTTTTCGCCGCAACCACTCCAG TTACAgaagcaatcgcatttttctTCTTTCAGTAAATTCAATAACAACAATGTTAATAGTCTTCAAGTGGCCTCGCCTTCGAG CAACATAACAGTAGAATTAGCCGACGTTGATTGGGACAACTTAGGTTTTGGGTTTAGACCCACCGATTATATGTACATGATGAAGTGTTCCCAAGGGGAAAGCTTTATGAAAGGTGAATTACAGAGATTTGGAAACATTGAGTTAAGCCCATCTTCTGGAGTTTTGAACTATGGCCAA GGATTGTTTGAAGGTTTAAAAGCTTATCGGAAACATGATGGTAAAATTTTGCTCTTTCGTCCCGAAGAGAACGCTCTACGACTCATAACTGGAGCTGAGCGAATGTGCATGCCTTGTCCAGCTGTAGAGCAATTTATGGAAGCTGTAGAAGCTACTGTATTAGCTAATGAAAGATGG ATCCCCCCAACAGGTAAAGGTTCTTTATATATAAGACCGTTGCTTATGGGGAGTGGAGCTGTACTAGGTCTGGCACCAGCTCCTGAATACACCTTTCTGATTTACGTTTCCCCAGTGGGCAACTATTTCAAG GAAGGTTTGGCACCAATCCATTTGATAGTCGAGACTGAAATGCATCGGGCAACCCCTGGTGGTACTGGAGCTGTGAAGACTATTGGAAATTATGCTGGT GTCCTAAAGGCACAGAGTGCTGCAAAAGCAAAAGGCTTCTCTGATGTTCTGTATTTGGATAGTACTTACCAGAAATACTTGGAAGAGGTGTCATCCTGTAATGTATTTGTTGTTAAG GGTAATGTGATCTCAACTCCAGCAATAAAAGGGACCATCCTACCAGGCATCACTCGGAAGAGCATAATAGATGTTGCTCGGAGTTTAGGATTTGAG GTTGAGGAACGTTTGGTGGCAGTTGACGAATTACTTGATGCTGATGAAGTTTTCTGCACTGGAACTGCTGTTGTGGTTTCACCTGTGGGCAGTATAACGTACTTTGATAAACG GGTGAGTTATGAAAGTGACGGGGTCGGTCGTGTGTCGCAGCAACTCTATTCCACTCTTACCAGCCTACAAATGGGACTCACAGAGGATAAAGTGGGTTGGATTACTCAACTCTAG
- the LOC142548253 gene encoding uncharacterized protein LOC142548253, which produces MGRAPCCDKANVKKGPWSPEEDAKLKSYIEKHGTGGNWIALPQKIGLKRCGKSCRLRWLNYLRPNIKHGGFTEDEDNLICSLYVSIGSRWSIIAAQLPGRTDNDIKNYWNTRLKKKLLGKQRREQQARRDTKKRDENFLNNQLFSVCPPPPQLLVAPPLLVGYGVQESRLIREQTDDILRSQVEGLIFPYDYDPHSNNKNPENDENYRYVPEFSCGGNPPLSKNSMIRLDPSTFPPLECNPLAINGATKNHFQEFDKIKEIQEIMQSMPQELGGLNSLSAAEMGSNTSWGSDINPDLLYPCNTTFSNTEAFQQKIQQDWTFFDDPRFLGYLQ; this is translated from the exons ATGGGGAGAGCTCCATGCTGTGACAAAGCCAATGTAAAAAAAGGTCCTTGGTCACCTGAGGAAGATGCAAAACTGAAATCTTATATTGAGAAACATGGAACTGGAGGAAACTGGATCGCTCTACCTCAGAAAATAG GTCTTAAGAGATGTGGTAAGAGTTGTCGGCTTCGATGGTTGAATTATCTCCGGCCGAACATCAAGCATGGAGGGTTCACTGAGGATGAAGATAACTTGATTTGCAGCCTCTATGTCAGTATTGGGAGCAG ATGGTCTATAATAGCTGCACAGCTGCCTGGAAGAACAGACAATGACATAAAGAATTACTGGAACACAAGGTTGAAGAAGAAGCTGTTAGGCAAACAGAGAAGGGAACAGCAAGCTCGAAGGGATACCAAGAAAAGGGATGAAAATTTTCTGAACAACCAATTATTCAGCGTGTGCCCTCCACCGCCACAGCTGCTGGTGGCACCGCCCTTGTTGGTGGGCTACGGGGTCCAAGAGTCTCGTCTGATCAGAGAGCAAACTGACGACATTCTCAGGTCTCAGGTTGAAGGATTAATCTTTCCTTACGATTATGATCCACATTCCAACAACAAAAACCCGGAAAATGATGAAAATTATCGCTATGTTCCGGAATTTTCTTGCGGTGGAAACCCGCCACTGAGCAAGAACTCGATGATCAGGCTCGACCCGTCCACGTTCCCGCCATTGGAATGCAATCCGCTTGCTATAAATGGTGCAACAAAGAATCATTTTCAAGAATTCGACAAGATAAAAGAGATTCAGGAGATAATGCAAAGCATGCCGCAAGAATTAGGTGGATTAAACAGTTTATCGGCGGcggaaatgggcagcaacacaAGCTGGGGGTCGGATATAAATCCTGATCTATTGTACCCTTGTAACACTACATTCTCAAACACTGAAGCTTTCCAGCAAAAGATTCAACAAGATTGGACATTTTTTGATGATCCAAGGTTCTTAGGTTACTTACAGtaa